From Ictidomys tridecemlineatus isolate mIctTri1 chromosome 2, mIctTri1.hap1, whole genome shotgun sequence, the proteins below share one genomic window:
- the Ezh2 gene encoding histone-lysine N-methyltransferase EZH2 isoform X11, with amino-acid sequence MVQPHSRLLYQLVDCSVTSDLDFPTQVIPLKTLNAVASVPIMYSWSPLQQNFMVEDETVLHNIPYMGDEVLDQDGTFIEELIKNYDGKVHGDRECGFINDEIFVELVNALGQYNDDDDDDDGDDPDEREEKQKDLEDSRDGIPQTCVQYVRNKESRPPRKFPSDKIFEAISSMFPDKGTAEELKEKYKELTEQQLPGALPPECTPNIDGPNAKSVQREQSLHSFHTLFCRRCFKYDCFLHRKCNYSFHATPNTYKRKNTETALDNKPCGPQCYQHLEGAKEFAAALTAERIKTPPKRPGGRRRGRLPNNSSRPSTPTINVLESKDTDSDREAGTETGGENNDKEEEEKKDETSSSSEANSRCQTPIKMKPNIEPPENVEWSGAEASMFRVLIGTYYDNFCAIARLIGTKTCRQVYEFRVKESSIIAPVPAEDVDTPPRKKKRKHRLWAAHCRKIQLKKDGSSNHVYNYQPCDHPRQPCDSSCPCVIAQNFCEKFCQCSSECQNRFPGCRCKAQCNTKQCPCYLAVRECDPDLCLTCGAADHWDSKNVSCKNCSIQRGSKKHLLLAPSDVAGWGIFIKDPVQKNEFISEYCGEIISQDEADRRGKVYDKYMCSFLFNLNNDFVVDATRKGNKIRFANHSVNPNCYAKVMMVNGDHRIGIFAKRAIQTGEELFFDYRYSQADALKYVGIEREMEIP; translated from the exons tgtTCCGTGACCAGTGACTTGGATTTTCCGACACAAGTCATCCCATTAAAGACCCTGAATGCTGTTGCTTCAGTACCCATAATGTATTCTTGGTCTCCCTTACAGcagaattttatg gtGGAAGATGAAACTGTTTTACATAACATTCCTTATATGGGGGATGAAGTTCTAGACCAAGATGGCACTTTCATTgaagaactaattaaaaattatgaTGGAAAAGTACATGGAGATAGAG AATGTGGGTTTATAAATGATGAAATTTTTGTGGAGTTGGTGAATGCTCTTGGTCAatacaatgatgatgatgatgatgatgatggagatgatcccgatgaaagagaagaaaaacagaaagatctaGAGGATAGTCGAGATG GTATTCCACAGACATGTGTACAATATGTTAGAA atAAAGAAAGCCGTCCACCTCGGAAATTTCCTTCTGATAAAATTTTTGAAGCCATTTCCTCAATGTTTCCAGATAAGGGCACAGCAGAAGAACTAAAGGAAAA ATATAAAGAACTCACTGAGCAGCAGCTCCCAGGTGCACTTCCTCCTGAATGTACTCCCAACATAGATGGACCAAATGCTAAATCTGTTCAGAGAGAGCAAAGCTTGCATTCATTTCATACGCTTTTCTGTCGGCGATGTTTTAAGTATGACTGCTTCCTACATCGTAAGTGCAATTATT CTTTTCATGCAACACCCAACACATACAAGCggaaaaacacagaaacagcTCTGGACAACAAGCCTTGTGGACCCCAGTGTTACCAGCATTTG gaGGGAGCAAAGGAGTTCGCTGCTGCTCTCACTGCTGAGCGGATAAAGACCCCACCAAAACGCCCAGGGGGCCGCAGAAGGGGGCGGCTTCCCAACAACAGCAGCAGGCCCAGCACCCCCACCATCAATGTGCTGGAGTCAAAGGACACAGACAGTGACAGGGAAGCAGGGACTGAAACTGGGGGAGAGAACAACgataaagaagaggaggagaaaaaagatgAAACTTCCAGCTCCTCTG AAGCAAATTCTCGGTGTCAAACACCAATAAAGATGAAGCCAAATATCGAACCTCCTGAGAATGTGGAGTGGAGTGGTGCTGAAGCCTCGATGTTCAGAGTCCTCATTGGTACTTACTATGATAACTTCTGTGCCATTGCTAGGTTAATTGGGACCAAAACATGTAGACAG GTGTATGAGTTTAGAGTCAAAGAATCCAGCATCATAGCTCCAGTTCCTGCGGAGGATGTTGACACTCccccaagaaagaagaaaaggaaacaccG GTTGTGGGCTGCGCACTGCAGAAAGATACAACTGAAAAAGG ATGGCTCCTCTAACCATGTTTACAACTATCAACCCTGTGACCATCCACGGCAGCCTTGTGACAGTTCATGCCCTTGTGTGATAGCACAAAATTTTTGTGAGAAGTTTTGTCAATGTAGTTCAGAGT GTCAAAACCGCTTTCCTGGGTGCCGTTGCAAAGCACAGTGCAACACCAAGCAGTGTCCATGCTATCTGGCTGTCCGAGAGTGTGATCCTGACCTCTGTCTTACATGCGGAGCTGCTGACCACTGGGACAGTAAAAATGTGTCCTGCAAGAACTGTAGTATTCAGCGGGGCTCCAAAAAG CATTTATTGCTGGCACCATCTGATGTGGCAGGCTGGGGGATTTTTATCAAAGATCCTGtacagaaaaatgaattcatcTCGGAATACTGTGGAGAG ATTATTTCTCAAGATGAAGCAGACAGAAGAGGGAAGGTGTATGATAAGTACATGTGCAGCTTTCTATTCAACTTGAACAATG ATTTTGTGGTGGATGCAACCCGCAAGGGTAACAAAATTCGTTTTGCAAATCATTCAGTAAATCCTAACTGCTATGCAAAAG TTATGATGGTTAATGGTGATCACAGGATAGGCATCTTTGCTAAGAGAGCCATCCAGACTGGTGAAGAGCTGTTTTTTGACTACAG ATACAGCCAGGCCGATGCTCTGAAGTATGTGGGCattgaaagagaaatggaaatcccTTGA
- the Ezh2 gene encoding histone-lysine N-methyltransferase EZH2 isoform X12 — protein sequence MYSWSPLQQNFMVEDETVLHNIPYMGDEVLDQDGTFIEELIKNYDGKVHGDRECGFINDEIFVELVNALGQYNDDDDDDDGDDPDEREEKQKDLEDSRDGIPQTCVQYVRNKESRPPRKFPSDKIFEAISSMFPDKGTAEELKEKYKELTEQQLPGALPPECTPNIDGPNAKSVQREQSLHSFHTLFCRRCFKYDCFLHRKCNYSFHATPNTYKRKNTETALDNKPCGPQCYQHLEGAKEFAAALTAERIKTPPKRPGGRRRGRLPNNSSRPSTPTINVLESKDTDSDREAGTETGGENNDKEEEEKKDETSSSSEANSRCQTPIKMKPNIEPPENVEWSGAEASMFRVLIGTYYDNFCAIARLIGTKTCRQVYEFRVKESSIIAPVPAEDVDTPPRKKKRKHRLWAAHCRKIQLKKDGSSNHVYNYQPCDHPRQPCDSSCPCVIAQNFCEKFCQCSSECQNRFPGCRCKAQCNTKQCPCYLAVRECDPDLCLTCGAADHWDSKNVSCKNCSIQRGSKKHLLLAPSDVAGWGIFIKDPVQKNEFISEYCGEIISQDEADRRGKVYDKYMCSFLFNLNNDFVVDATRKGNKIRFANHSVNPNCYAKVMMVNGDHRIGIFAKRAIQTGEELFFDYRYSQADALKYVGIEREMEIP from the exons ATGTATTCTTGGTCTCCCTTACAGcagaattttatg gtGGAAGATGAAACTGTTTTACATAACATTCCTTATATGGGGGATGAAGTTCTAGACCAAGATGGCACTTTCATTgaagaactaattaaaaattatgaTGGAAAAGTACATGGAGATAGAG AATGTGGGTTTATAAATGATGAAATTTTTGTGGAGTTGGTGAATGCTCTTGGTCAatacaatgatgatgatgatgatgatgatggagatgatcccgatgaaagagaagaaaaacagaaagatctaGAGGATAGTCGAGATG GTATTCCACAGACATGTGTACAATATGTTAGAA atAAAGAAAGCCGTCCACCTCGGAAATTTCCTTCTGATAAAATTTTTGAAGCCATTTCCTCAATGTTTCCAGATAAGGGCACAGCAGAAGAACTAAAGGAAAA ATATAAAGAACTCACTGAGCAGCAGCTCCCAGGTGCACTTCCTCCTGAATGTACTCCCAACATAGATGGACCAAATGCTAAATCTGTTCAGAGAGAGCAAAGCTTGCATTCATTTCATACGCTTTTCTGTCGGCGATGTTTTAAGTATGACTGCTTCCTACATCGTAAGTGCAATTATT CTTTTCATGCAACACCCAACACATACAAGCggaaaaacacagaaacagcTCTGGACAACAAGCCTTGTGGACCCCAGTGTTACCAGCATTTG gaGGGAGCAAAGGAGTTCGCTGCTGCTCTCACTGCTGAGCGGATAAAGACCCCACCAAAACGCCCAGGGGGCCGCAGAAGGGGGCGGCTTCCCAACAACAGCAGCAGGCCCAGCACCCCCACCATCAATGTGCTGGAGTCAAAGGACACAGACAGTGACAGGGAAGCAGGGACTGAAACTGGGGGAGAGAACAACgataaagaagaggaggagaaaaaagatgAAACTTCCAGCTCCTCTG AAGCAAATTCTCGGTGTCAAACACCAATAAAGATGAAGCCAAATATCGAACCTCCTGAGAATGTGGAGTGGAGTGGTGCTGAAGCCTCGATGTTCAGAGTCCTCATTGGTACTTACTATGATAACTTCTGTGCCATTGCTAGGTTAATTGGGACCAAAACATGTAGACAG GTGTATGAGTTTAGAGTCAAAGAATCCAGCATCATAGCTCCAGTTCCTGCGGAGGATGTTGACACTCccccaagaaagaagaaaaggaaacaccG GTTGTGGGCTGCGCACTGCAGAAAGATACAACTGAAAAAGG ATGGCTCCTCTAACCATGTTTACAACTATCAACCCTGTGACCATCCACGGCAGCCTTGTGACAGTTCATGCCCTTGTGTGATAGCACAAAATTTTTGTGAGAAGTTTTGTCAATGTAGTTCAGAGT GTCAAAACCGCTTTCCTGGGTGCCGTTGCAAAGCACAGTGCAACACCAAGCAGTGTCCATGCTATCTGGCTGTCCGAGAGTGTGATCCTGACCTCTGTCTTACATGCGGAGCTGCTGACCACTGGGACAGTAAAAATGTGTCCTGCAAGAACTGTAGTATTCAGCGGGGCTCCAAAAAG CATTTATTGCTGGCACCATCTGATGTGGCAGGCTGGGGGATTTTTATCAAAGATCCTGtacagaaaaatgaattcatcTCGGAATACTGTGGAGAG ATTATTTCTCAAGATGAAGCAGACAGAAGAGGGAAGGTGTATGATAAGTACATGTGCAGCTTTCTATTCAACTTGAACAATG ATTTTGTGGTGGATGCAACCCGCAAGGGTAACAAAATTCGTTTTGCAAATCATTCAGTAAATCCTAACTGCTATGCAAAAG TTATGATGGTTAATGGTGATCACAGGATAGGCATCTTTGCTAAGAGAGCCATCCAGACTGGTGAAGAGCTGTTTTTTGACTACAG ATACAGCCAGGCCGATGCTCTGAAGTATGTGGGCattgaaagagaaatggaaatcccTTGA
- the Ezh2 gene encoding histone-lysine N-methyltransferase EZH2 isoform X10, with amino-acid sequence METAKDTACAHHDFFFTWNQPSAKSLSLVVYSYNYYFWLDFPLQLLMVQPHSRLLYQLVDCSVTSDLDFPTQVIPLKTLNAVASVPIMYSWSPLQQNFMVEDETVLHNIPYMGDEVLDQDGTFIEELIKNYDGKVHGDRECGFINDEIFVELVNALGQYNDDDDDDDGDDPDEREEKQKDLEDSRDGIPQTCVQYVRNKESRPPRKFPSDKIFEAISSMFPDKGTAEELKEKYKELTEQQLPGALPPECTPNIDGPNAKSVQREQSLHSFHTLFCRRCFKYDCFLHRKCNYSFHATPNTYKRKNTETALDNKPCGPQCYQHLEGAKEFAAALTAERIKTPPKRPGGRRRGRLPNNSSRPSTPTINVLESKDTDSDREAGTETGGENNDKEEEEKKDETSSSSEANSRCQTPIKMKPNIEPPENVEWSGAEASMFRVLIGTYYDNFCAIARLIGTKTCRQVYEFRVKESSIIAPVPAEDVDTPPRKKKRKHRLWAAHCRKIQLKKDGSSNHVYNYQPCDHPRQPCDSSCPCVIAQNFCEKFCQCSSECQNRFPGCRCKAQCNTKQCPCYLAVRECDPDLCLTCGAADHWDSKNVSCKNCSIQRGSKKHLLLAPSDVAGWGIFIKDPVQKNEFISEYCGEIISQDEADRRGKVYDKYMCSFLFNLNNDFVVDATRKGNKIRFANHSVNPNCYAKVMMVNGDHRIGIFAKRAIQTGEELFFDYRYSQADALKYVGIEREMEIP; translated from the exons tgtTCCGTGACCAGTGACTTGGATTTTCCGACACAAGTCATCCCATTAAAGACCCTGAATGCTGTTGCTTCAGTACCCATAATGTATTCTTGGTCTCCCTTACAGcagaattttatg gtGGAAGATGAAACTGTTTTACATAACATTCCTTATATGGGGGATGAAGTTCTAGACCAAGATGGCACTTTCATTgaagaactaattaaaaattatgaTGGAAAAGTACATGGAGATAGAG AATGTGGGTTTATAAATGATGAAATTTTTGTGGAGTTGGTGAATGCTCTTGGTCAatacaatgatgatgatgatgatgatgatggagatgatcccgatgaaagagaagaaaaacagaaagatctaGAGGATAGTCGAGATG GTATTCCACAGACATGTGTACAATATGTTAGAA atAAAGAAAGCCGTCCACCTCGGAAATTTCCTTCTGATAAAATTTTTGAAGCCATTTCCTCAATGTTTCCAGATAAGGGCACAGCAGAAGAACTAAAGGAAAA ATATAAAGAACTCACTGAGCAGCAGCTCCCAGGTGCACTTCCTCCTGAATGTACTCCCAACATAGATGGACCAAATGCTAAATCTGTTCAGAGAGAGCAAAGCTTGCATTCATTTCATACGCTTTTCTGTCGGCGATGTTTTAAGTATGACTGCTTCCTACATCGTAAGTGCAATTATT CTTTTCATGCAACACCCAACACATACAAGCggaaaaacacagaaacagcTCTGGACAACAAGCCTTGTGGACCCCAGTGTTACCAGCATTTG gaGGGAGCAAAGGAGTTCGCTGCTGCTCTCACTGCTGAGCGGATAAAGACCCCACCAAAACGCCCAGGGGGCCGCAGAAGGGGGCGGCTTCCCAACAACAGCAGCAGGCCCAGCACCCCCACCATCAATGTGCTGGAGTCAAAGGACACAGACAGTGACAGGGAAGCAGGGACTGAAACTGGGGGAGAGAACAACgataaagaagaggaggagaaaaaagatgAAACTTCCAGCTCCTCTG AAGCAAATTCTCGGTGTCAAACACCAATAAAGATGAAGCCAAATATCGAACCTCCTGAGAATGTGGAGTGGAGTGGTGCTGAAGCCTCGATGTTCAGAGTCCTCATTGGTACTTACTATGATAACTTCTGTGCCATTGCTAGGTTAATTGGGACCAAAACATGTAGACAG GTGTATGAGTTTAGAGTCAAAGAATCCAGCATCATAGCTCCAGTTCCTGCGGAGGATGTTGACACTCccccaagaaagaagaaaaggaaacaccG GTTGTGGGCTGCGCACTGCAGAAAGATACAACTGAAAAAGG ATGGCTCCTCTAACCATGTTTACAACTATCAACCCTGTGACCATCCACGGCAGCCTTGTGACAGTTCATGCCCTTGTGTGATAGCACAAAATTTTTGTGAGAAGTTTTGTCAATGTAGTTCAGAGT GTCAAAACCGCTTTCCTGGGTGCCGTTGCAAAGCACAGTGCAACACCAAGCAGTGTCCATGCTATCTGGCTGTCCGAGAGTGTGATCCTGACCTCTGTCTTACATGCGGAGCTGCTGACCACTGGGACAGTAAAAATGTGTCCTGCAAGAACTGTAGTATTCAGCGGGGCTCCAAAAAG CATTTATTGCTGGCACCATCTGATGTGGCAGGCTGGGGGATTTTTATCAAAGATCCTGtacagaaaaatgaattcatcTCGGAATACTGTGGAGAG ATTATTTCTCAAGATGAAGCAGACAGAAGAGGGAAGGTGTATGATAAGTACATGTGCAGCTTTCTATTCAACTTGAACAATG ATTTTGTGGTGGATGCAACCCGCAAGGGTAACAAAATTCGTTTTGCAAATCATTCAGTAAATCCTAACTGCTATGCAAAAG TTATGATGGTTAATGGTGATCACAGGATAGGCATCTTTGCTAAGAGAGCCATCCAGACTGGTGAAGAGCTGTTTTTTGACTACAG ATACAGCCAGGCCGATGCTCTGAAGTATGTGGGCattgaaagagaaatggaaatcccTTGA
- the Ezh2 gene encoding histone-lysine N-methyltransferase EZH2 isoform X9: METAKDTACAHHDFCHSPALPSTIFHNTVFTWNQPSAKSLSLVVYSYNYYFWLDFPLQLLMVQPHSRLLYQLVDCSVTSDLDFPTQVIPLKTLNAVASVPIMYSWSPLQQNFMVEDETVLHNIPYMGDEVLDQDGTFIEELIKNYDGKVHGDRECGFINDEIFVELVNALGQYNDDDDDDDGDDPDEREEKQKDLEDSRDGIPQTCVQYVRNKESRPPRKFPSDKIFEAISSMFPDKGTAEELKEKYKELTEQQLPGALPPECTPNIDGPNAKSVQREQSLHSFHTLFCRRCFKYDCFLHRKCNYSFHATPNTYKRKNTETALDNKPCGPQCYQHLEGAKEFAAALTAERIKTPPKRPGGRRRGRLPNNSSRPSTPTINVLESKDTDSDREAGTETGGENNDKEEEEKKDETSSSSEANSRCQTPIKMKPNIEPPENVEWSGAEASMFRVLIGTYYDNFCAIARLIGTKTCRQVYEFRVKESSIIAPVPAEDVDTPPRKKKRKHRLWAAHCRKIQLKKDGSSNHVYNYQPCDHPRQPCDSSCPCVIAQNFCEKFCQCSSECQNRFPGCRCKAQCNTKQCPCYLAVRECDPDLCLTCGAADHWDSKNVSCKNCSIQRGSKKHLLLAPSDVAGWGIFIKDPVQKNEFISEYCGEIISQDEADRRGKVYDKYMCSFLFNLNNDFVVDATRKGNKIRFANHSVNPNCYAKVMMVNGDHRIGIFAKRAIQTGEELFFDYRYSQADALKYVGIEREMEIP, translated from the exons tgtTCCGTGACCAGTGACTTGGATTTTCCGACACAAGTCATCCCATTAAAGACCCTGAATGCTGTTGCTTCAGTACCCATAATGTATTCTTGGTCTCCCTTACAGcagaattttatg gtGGAAGATGAAACTGTTTTACATAACATTCCTTATATGGGGGATGAAGTTCTAGACCAAGATGGCACTTTCATTgaagaactaattaaaaattatgaTGGAAAAGTACATGGAGATAGAG AATGTGGGTTTATAAATGATGAAATTTTTGTGGAGTTGGTGAATGCTCTTGGTCAatacaatgatgatgatgatgatgatgatggagatgatcccgatgaaagagaagaaaaacagaaagatctaGAGGATAGTCGAGATG GTATTCCACAGACATGTGTACAATATGTTAGAA atAAAGAAAGCCGTCCACCTCGGAAATTTCCTTCTGATAAAATTTTTGAAGCCATTTCCTCAATGTTTCCAGATAAGGGCACAGCAGAAGAACTAAAGGAAAA ATATAAAGAACTCACTGAGCAGCAGCTCCCAGGTGCACTTCCTCCTGAATGTACTCCCAACATAGATGGACCAAATGCTAAATCTGTTCAGAGAGAGCAAAGCTTGCATTCATTTCATACGCTTTTCTGTCGGCGATGTTTTAAGTATGACTGCTTCCTACATCGTAAGTGCAATTATT CTTTTCATGCAACACCCAACACATACAAGCggaaaaacacagaaacagcTCTGGACAACAAGCCTTGTGGACCCCAGTGTTACCAGCATTTG gaGGGAGCAAAGGAGTTCGCTGCTGCTCTCACTGCTGAGCGGATAAAGACCCCACCAAAACGCCCAGGGGGCCGCAGAAGGGGGCGGCTTCCCAACAACAGCAGCAGGCCCAGCACCCCCACCATCAATGTGCTGGAGTCAAAGGACACAGACAGTGACAGGGAAGCAGGGACTGAAACTGGGGGAGAGAACAACgataaagaagaggaggagaaaaaagatgAAACTTCCAGCTCCTCTG AAGCAAATTCTCGGTGTCAAACACCAATAAAGATGAAGCCAAATATCGAACCTCCTGAGAATGTGGAGTGGAGTGGTGCTGAAGCCTCGATGTTCAGAGTCCTCATTGGTACTTACTATGATAACTTCTGTGCCATTGCTAGGTTAATTGGGACCAAAACATGTAGACAG GTGTATGAGTTTAGAGTCAAAGAATCCAGCATCATAGCTCCAGTTCCTGCGGAGGATGTTGACACTCccccaagaaagaagaaaaggaaacaccG GTTGTGGGCTGCGCACTGCAGAAAGATACAACTGAAAAAGG ATGGCTCCTCTAACCATGTTTACAACTATCAACCCTGTGACCATCCACGGCAGCCTTGTGACAGTTCATGCCCTTGTGTGATAGCACAAAATTTTTGTGAGAAGTTTTGTCAATGTAGTTCAGAGT GTCAAAACCGCTTTCCTGGGTGCCGTTGCAAAGCACAGTGCAACACCAAGCAGTGTCCATGCTATCTGGCTGTCCGAGAGTGTGATCCTGACCTCTGTCTTACATGCGGAGCTGCTGACCACTGGGACAGTAAAAATGTGTCCTGCAAGAACTGTAGTATTCAGCGGGGCTCCAAAAAG CATTTATTGCTGGCACCATCTGATGTGGCAGGCTGGGGGATTTTTATCAAAGATCCTGtacagaaaaatgaattcatcTCGGAATACTGTGGAGAG ATTATTTCTCAAGATGAAGCAGACAGAAGAGGGAAGGTGTATGATAAGTACATGTGCAGCTTTCTATTCAACTTGAACAATG ATTTTGTGGTGGATGCAACCCGCAAGGGTAACAAAATTCGTTTTGCAAATCATTCAGTAAATCCTAACTGCTATGCAAAAG TTATGATGGTTAATGGTGATCACAGGATAGGCATCTTTGCTAAGAGAGCCATCCAGACTGGTGAAGAGCTGTTTTTTGACTACAG ATACAGCCAGGCCGATGCTCTGAAGTATGTGGGCattgaaagagaaatggaaatcccTTGA